In one window of Anabaena sphaerica FACHB-251 DNA:
- a CDS encoding NUDIX hydrolase, whose amino-acid sequence MRRKTNKICKQSGVIPYRVRDGKVEVLLITTRKRQSWVIPKGGVCKGMSPSDSAAKEAWEEAGVVGQVNSEKIGAYKYRKRGNIYQVHLFWLPVEKVLEDWPEATQRERIWLDINHAAMIVKENSLRRILQSSKDQVKIYSSY is encoded by the coding sequence ATGAGAAGAAAAACCAACAAAATATGCAAACAATCAGGAGTAATTCCATATCGTGTCCGAGATGGAAAAGTAGAAGTTTTATTGATCACTACTCGTAAACGTCAAAGCTGGGTAATTCCCAAAGGAGGAGTTTGTAAGGGTATGAGTCCATCAGATTCAGCAGCTAAAGAAGCTTGGGAAGAAGCAGGAGTTGTGGGTCAAGTGAATAGTGAAAAAATAGGTGCTTATAAATATCGTAAACGCGGTAATATTTATCAAGTTCATTTATTTTGGTTGCCAGTGGAAAAAGTGTTAGAAGATTGGCCAGAAGCAACGCAAAGAGAAAGGATATGGTTAGATATTAATCATGCAGCCATGATAGTTAAGGAAAATTCCCTCAGAAGAATTTTGCAGTCTTCAAAAGACCAAGTGAAAATTTACAGCAGCTATTAG